One Staphylococcus simiae genomic region harbors:
- a CDS encoding gluconate:H+ symporter has translation MPLLIISIGIIILILLIMLLKLNTFVSLIISSVIVAILLGMPLDKIIESVETGLGGTLGHIALIFGMGGMLGKLIADAGGAHQIAHTLIDKFGKKRIQWAILIASFIVGIALFLEVAIVLLIPIIISIAKELKISIVKLGLPMVTAALATHAFLPPHPGPIAVAAEYGANIGLVLVYGIIVAIPTVIISGIFYPKLAQQIVPSAFSEEQLNRSSFANMKEANINNMPSFGVSLFTALFPVILMSIGAIVDILQKQLGFSNSIGISVIKLLTNSSTAMLLSLLLAIYTMGIRQNIGVKKIGESCTEAINSLGMLLLVIGGGGALKQVIIDGGVGKYIGELFQNSNLSPILFAWLVAAILRLALGSGTVATLTAAGLVLPALSGTPGVNLELVTLATGAGSAIGSHVNDAGFWMVKESLGMTLKEAFGTYTVLSTLVAVCGLIFTLIFSIFV, from the coding sequence ATGCCGCTTTTAATTATTTCAATAGGGATTATAATTTTAATCTTATTAATTATGTTACTGAAATTAAATACTTTTGTCTCACTTATTATTTCGTCTGTAATTGTCGCTATTTTATTGGGTATGCCTTTAGATAAAATCATAGAATCAGTTGAAACTGGTTTGGGAGGTACATTGGGTCATATTGCTTTAATTTTTGGAATGGGAGGAATGCTAGGAAAATTAATTGCCGATGCTGGTGGAGCTCATCAAATAGCGCATACATTAATTGATAAGTTTGGAAAAAAACGCATACAATGGGCAATATTAATTGCTTCATTTATTGTTGGTATTGCATTATTTCTTGAAGTAGCAATAGTTTTATTAATACCAATAATTATTTCAATTGCTAAAGAATTAAAAATATCTATAGTAAAGTTAGGCTTACCAATGGTAACAGCAGCTTTAGCTACACATGCATTTCTACCACCGCATCCAGGTCCTATAGCTGTAGCAGCAGAATATGGAGCAAATATAGGTTTAGTTCTTGTATATGGAATTATTGTAGCTATACCTACCGTAATTATTTCAGGGATTTTTTATCCAAAATTAGCTCAACAGATAGTTCCAAGTGCATTTAGTGAAGAGCAATTAAACAGATCTTCATTTGCAAATATGAAAGAAGCTAATATTAATAACATGCCTTCATTTGGGGTAAGTTTATTTACTGCATTATTTCCAGTTATTTTGATGTCTATAGGAGCGATAGTAGACATTTTGCAAAAACAATTAGGATTCTCAAATAGTATAGGTATATCTGTAATTAAACTACTAACAAATTCATCAACTGCTATGTTGTTATCACTACTATTAGCCATATATACAATGGGTATACGACAAAATATAGGCGTTAAAAAAATTGGAGAATCTTGTACAGAAGCTATTAATTCTTTAGGTATGTTGCTTCTAGTCATTGGTGGGGGTGGAGCCCTTAAGCAGGTCATTATAGATGGTGGAGTTGGTAAATATATTGGAGAGTTATTCCAAAACTCTAATTTATCACCTATACTATTTGCTTGGCTCGTTGCCGCAATTCTTCGATTAGCATTGGGATCAGGAACAGTTGCAACATTAACAGCGGCAGGATTGGTATTACCAGCATTGAGTGGTACACCAGGAGTTAACTTAGAATTAGTAACGTTAGCTACAGGTGCAGGAAGTGCGATAGGTTCTCATGTTAATGATGCAGGATTTTGGATGGTTAAAGAATCATTAGGTATGACGTTGAAAGAAGCATTTGGTACATATACAGTTTTATCTACTCTTGTAGCAGTATGTGGACTTATTTTCACTTTAATATTTAGTATTTTTGTTTAA